In Treponema denticola, one genomic interval encodes:
- a CDS encoding glycosyltransferase family 4 protein codes for MKIGVDTFGCDHGRSGIGSYILSIVKNLPKNDYEFELFGPELDKYTYTSDIDYVSFTGVDIADTKFSEKLWHFKNLNPFIKKQKYDAVIYPAGIDLLPPIFTVPSILVIQSLLSADLGAVAKIGVKRTLKTSSGIISPTKYIKTDLAQFGVLDSKVRVIYNGIDNSLFKPINNDKDSVLIQPFAIQKPYIIYASRITHSQKCHVELIKAFALFKRQTGSPHRLVIAGADGDNSEAVHNAVIQSGFSSDILLTGYFPHESLPQLYSSADLCVFPSMIEGVGLPVIEAMACGIPVACAKAGALPEVAGDAAIFFNPKDPEEITRAISSLVDCDKNASTRKKVIDRGLEWVKQYNWVSTAHQTIEYMDSLLKNN; via the coding sequence TTGAAAATTGGAGTTGACACATTCGGATGTGATCATGGCCGCTCAGGAATAGGCTCTTATATATTATCTATTGTAAAAAATTTACCCAAAAATGATTACGAGTTTGAGCTTTTCGGCCCCGAACTTGATAAATATACTTATACATCGGATATAGATTACGTTTCGTTTACAGGAGTGGACATTGCAGATACAAAATTTTCCGAAAAACTTTGGCACTTTAAGAATTTAAATCCGTTTATAAAAAAACAAAAATATGATGCCGTTATTTATCCTGCGGGTATTGATTTATTGCCGCCTATTTTTACCGTACCGTCAATTTTAGTTATACAAAGCCTTTTATCAGCCGATTTAGGTGCAGTTGCAAAAATAGGGGTAAAGCGGACTTTAAAAACTTCTTCAGGAATTATAAGTCCTACAAAATATATTAAAACCGATTTAGCTCAATTCGGCGTTCTTGATTCAAAGGTCAGGGTTATATACAATGGAATTGATAATTCGTTATTTAAGCCTATAAATAATGATAAAGACAGCGTTTTAATACAGCCCTTTGCTATTCAAAAACCTTACATCATTTATGCCTCCCGCATAACACATAGCCAAAAATGCCATGTAGAATTAATAAAGGCCTTCGCCTTATTTAAAAGACAAACAGGTTCTCCTCACCGGCTTGTAATTGCGGGCGCGGATGGCGATAATTCAGAAGCTGTACATAATGCAGTAATACAGTCCGGTTTTTCTTCAGATATTTTGCTTACAGGCTATTTTCCGCATGAAAGCCTTCCTCAGCTTTATTCTTCTGCAGATCTATGCGTTTTTCCTTCAATGATAGAGGGAGTAGGTTTGCCCGTTATCGAAGCTATGGCTTGCGGTATTCCCGTTGCTTGTGCAAAAGCGGGAGCCCTTCCTGAAGTAGCCGGAGACGCTGCAATATTTTTTAATCCGAAAGATCCTGAAGAAATAACAAGAGCGATTTCTTCTTTGGTCGATTGCGATAAAAATGCCTCCACTAGAAAAAAGGTAATCGATAGAGGGCTTGAGTGGGTAAAACAATACAATTGGGTAAGTACTGCTCATCAAACAATTGAGTATATGGACTCTCTATTAAAAAATAACTAA
- the mltG gene encoding endolytic transglycosylase MltG produces the protein MKTKIKIIIILLAIGIIAAGGILFVLSFNKPPYGITEPIVIFKVNRGTSAKKIIDDLKAKNLIRSEYYAYAYLRFKKLNLRAGTYQIKPDMTTQDILHKLTEGSQALKKITLPEGLTLKKTAQVFDNAGFIKAEEFISITTDQAFLQQNGIIANTAEGFLYPDTYFFGEEDTPEMMIKMIIKTFCEKTSSIPNFPKDFNEIYKKVILASIIEREYQVPEEAPIISSVFTNRLKINMGLQSCATVEYIITEIKNKKHPKRLFYEDLEIENPYNTYIYAGLPPGPISNPGFTALNAACNPAKTDYFYFRLIDPDTGKHIFTRSVQEHNKAGENLILKKAAGQ, from the coding sequence ATGAAAACTAAAATAAAAATAATAATTATACTATTGGCCATTGGTATTATCGCTGCAGGAGGGATTCTTTTTGTATTAAGTTTTAATAAGCCTCCTTACGGTATTACAGAACCAATCGTAATATTTAAGGTAAACCGCGGTACATCTGCAAAAAAAATCATAGATGATTTAAAGGCTAAAAATCTTATACGCTCGGAATATTATGCTTATGCATATCTCCGCTTTAAAAAGCTTAATTTAAGGGCCGGAACTTATCAAATAAAACCGGACATGACAACACAGGATATTTTACATAAACTTACAGAAGGTTCCCAAGCCCTAAAAAAAATCACTCTGCCTGAAGGCTTAACATTAAAAAAGACAGCTCAAGTTTTTGATAATGCAGGCTTTATAAAAGCTGAAGAATTTATATCCATAACAACAGATCAAGCCTTTTTGCAGCAAAATGGAATTATAGCAAATACGGCTGAAGGTTTTTTATATCCTGATACCTATTTTTTCGGAGAAGAAGATACTCCTGAAATGATGATAAAAATGATTATCAAAACTTTTTGTGAAAAAACTTCATCTATTCCGAATTTTCCTAAAGATTTTAACGAAATTTATAAAAAGGTAATTTTAGCCAGCATTATTGAACGGGAATATCAAGTACCTGAGGAAGCCCCTATAATATCAAGCGTGTTTACAAATAGGCTTAAGATAAACATGGGACTTCAATCATGTGCAACAGTTGAATATATAATTACCGAAATTAAAAATAAAAAACATCCTAAGCGTCTTTTTTATGAAGATTTGGAAATTGAAAATCCTTATAATACCTATATTTATGCCGGGCTTCCTCCGGGACCTATTTCAAATCCAGGTTTTACGGCTTTAAATGCAGCATGTAATCCCGCTAAAACGGATTATTTTTATTTTCGGTTAATAGATCCGGATACGGGAAAACACATTTTTACTAGAAGCGTTCAAGAACATAATAAAGCCGGAGAAAACTTAATCTTAAAAAAAGCGGCAGGGCAGTAA
- a CDS encoding MBL fold metallo-hydrolase: MLVKFWGVRGSLPAPLTPAQVQSKISAVVQRITLKDIESQDSRERFLASLPKWLFGTIGSNTSCVEVETKDGEHLIFDAGTGIRELGIDLMKRPDYGKNTTYHLFVSHFHWDHIQGLPFFNPAYDPRNKIIVYSTRKKAKEFLEDQMKYPYFPISMLGEDGFGASFEFKYIEPDQKYVEIGDTKIGWHRVRHPGGCTAYSIIENGKKIIYSTDTELRPRDFERNEQNAEFYTDAEMLIIDAQYTLSDSILKEGWGHSTFSVAIDFAAGWNIKSIALFHHEPTYQDKKLFSLKQAADWYRDCSSAPDIEIFIAQEGKSFLI; the protein is encoded by the coding sequence ATGCTTGTAAAATTTTGGGGTGTTAGAGGCTCTCTTCCGGCTCCTCTTACGCCGGCTCAGGTTCAAAGTAAGATTTCGGCTGTAGTTCAAAGGATAACTCTAAAAGACATCGAAAGTCAGGATTCAAGGGAGCGTTTTTTAGCATCTCTTCCAAAATGGCTCTTCGGTACAATCGGTTCCAATACATCCTGTGTTGAGGTTGAAACCAAAGACGGTGAACATCTGATTTTTGATGCAGGAACAGGAATAAGGGAGTTAGGAATCGATTTAATGAAAAGACCCGATTACGGAAAGAATACGACATATCATTTGTTTGTTTCACATTTTCATTGGGATCATATTCAAGGGCTTCCCTTTTTTAATCCCGCCTACGATCCTCGAAATAAGATAATTGTTTACAGCACTCGAAAAAAAGCAAAAGAGTTTTTAGAAGATCAAATGAAATACCCGTATTTTCCTATTTCGATGCTTGGGGAAGACGGTTTCGGTGCTTCTTTTGAGTTTAAATATATTGAGCCGGATCAAAAATATGTTGAAATAGGAGATACGAAGATAGGCTGGCATCGAGTACGCCATCCGGGAGGATGTACTGCCTATTCCATAATCGAAAACGGGAAAAAAATAATTTATTCCACAGATACGGAACTTCGTCCGCGGGATTTTGAACGGAATGAACAAAATGCCGAATTTTATACCGATGCCGAGATGTTAATAATAGATGCCCAGTACACCCTTAGCGATTCAATTTTAAAAGAAGGTTGGGGGCATTCTACTTTTTCTGTTGCAATAGATTTTGCAGCCGGCTGGAATATAAAAAGCATTGCGCTATTTCATCATGAGCCTACATATCAGGATAAAAAACTATTTTCGCTCAAACAAGCTGCCGACTGGTACAGAGATTGTTCCAGTGCACCGGATATAGAAATTTTTATAGCTCAAGAAGGAAAATCGTTTTTAATATGA
- a CDS encoding YkgJ family cysteine cluster protein has product MDNKFWKDGLNFSCTRCSACCRFDPGFVFLSEHDLSRLLEWISMSKDEFIKVYCRWIPKEDGFEYLSLKEKSNYDCILWDQGCKAYTARPRQCSDFPFWNSILSSKDMWDINAQYCPGMGKGEFYSAKKIEEILTRRKNESCIRRKTES; this is encoded by the coding sequence ATGGATAATAAATTCTGGAAAGACGGTTTAAATTTTTCATGCACAAGGTGTTCGGCCTGTTGCCGATTCGATCCGGGATTTGTGTTTTTGTCCGAACATGACCTTTCGAGATTACTGGAATGGATTTCTATGTCGAAAGATGAATTTATAAAAGTGTATTGCCGCTGGATTCCTAAGGAGGACGGTTTTGAGTACCTGTCCTTAAAAGAAAAATCCAATTATGACTGTATACTTTGGGATCAGGGTTGTAAGGCTTATACTGCCAGACCTCGTCAATGCTCGGATTTTCCGTTTTGGAATTCGATTTTAAGTTCAAAGGATATGTGGGATATAAATGCCCAATATTGTCCCGGTATGGGGAAGGGTGAATTTTATTCTGCAAAAAAGATTGAAGAGATTCTTACAAGGCGTAAAAATGAGTCTTGTATAAGACGTAAAACAGAATCTTGA
- the ligA gene encoding NAD-dependent DNA ligase LigA gives MAKEKKVLDLEKTIKKHQDLYYNAQPEISDAEFDALWDELKALDPQNKLFFTVPPESTDGFAKSEHIIPMGSQEKAADPPSFEAWALKMPFKEYIVQYKMDGASLELQYEEGHFVRAVTRGDGKIGDDITDNVLKMKGLIKDITVNAGPADGAKPFSGGIRCEVIMLRSIHKKYFKDKANCRNAANGLMKKKNGELCEHINLFAYDAVQGSIGRPFTGDAPFKTESEKLVWLKEAGFNCVEVKYCKSIDEVIEYRAHVMDIRPSLDYDIDGLVIKNDTIDPEDMKRARPEKQIAFKFSLEEAVTVLKEIEWSESGATYTPIALIEPVRLAGTTVKRASLANPNIIKALNLKIGSRVVVTKRGEIIPKIEALAENPPNVKEIEYPDTCSVCGTPLSNEGSRLYCPNMSCPKLIHHRIEKWISVLDIRDFGITLIKRLFEMGRVNSITDLYTLTVEELAAIDRMGKLSAEKVYKALHSKKEISLTEFIAGFDIEGIGETMVEKLEEAGFDDLDKILAASEADFANVYQFGQVLSHTLVTNLSILKDEMRGLIDKGYIKIKPPLTSEEGAVLKGMSFCFTGELNKMKRAQAEALVKEKGGTVKSSVVKGLSYLVTNTPDSGSSKTKKAQELGTAIITEEAFLNLIGKV, from the coding sequence ATGGCAAAAGAAAAAAAAGTTTTAGACCTTGAAAAGACTATAAAAAAACATCAAGACCTTTATTATAATGCCCAGCCTGAAATTTCGGATGCGGAATTCGATGCTCTTTGGGATGAATTAAAAGCACTGGATCCTCAAAATAAACTTTTTTTTACGGTTCCGCCGGAATCTACAGATGGGTTTGCAAAGTCGGAACATATTATTCCTATGGGAAGTCAGGAAAAGGCTGCCGATCCGCCTTCATTTGAAGCTTGGGCCTTAAAGATGCCCTTTAAAGAATACATAGTTCAATATAAAATGGACGGAGCAAGTCTTGAGCTTCAGTATGAAGAAGGCCATTTTGTGCGAGCTGTTACCAGAGGCGACGGAAAAATCGGGGACGATATAACCGATAATGTACTTAAAATGAAAGGGCTGATAAAAGATATTACTGTAAATGCAGGGCCTGCCGATGGGGCTAAACCCTTTTCAGGGGGAATAAGGTGCGAGGTTATAATGCTCCGTTCCATTCACAAAAAATACTTTAAGGATAAGGCTAATTGCCGAAATGCCGCCAACGGGCTTATGAAAAAAAAGAACGGAGAATTGTGCGAACATATAAATCTTTTTGCCTATGATGCCGTTCAAGGAAGTATAGGCCGCCCTTTTACGGGAGATGCCCCCTTTAAAACCGAGTCCGAAAAACTCGTCTGGCTTAAAGAAGCGGGCTTTAATTGCGTTGAAGTAAAATACTGTAAAAGCATTGATGAAGTAATAGAATATAGGGCTCATGTTATGGATATCCGCCCTTCATTGGACTATGACATAGACGGCCTTGTAATCAAAAACGATACAATCGATCCCGAGGACATGAAAAGAGCCCGCCCAGAAAAACAGATAGCCTTTAAGTTCAGCTTGGAAGAAGCGGTTACCGTCCTAAAAGAAATCGAATGGAGCGAGTCGGGGGCTACCTATACCCCCATAGCCCTTATCGAGCCTGTACGCCTTGCAGGCACTACGGTAAAAAGAGCAAGCCTTGCAAACCCTAACATAATCAAGGCTCTAAACTTAAAAATCGGAAGCAGGGTAGTGGTAACCAAGAGGGGGGAGATAATCCCCAAGATAGAAGCTCTTGCAGAAAATCCTCCTAATGTTAAAGAAATAGAATATCCAGATACCTGTTCCGTATGCGGCACACCTCTTAGCAATGAGGGTTCAAGGCTTTATTGCCCCAACATGAGCTGCCCCAAACTTATTCATCACCGAATAGAAAAATGGATAAGCGTTCTCGATATAAGGGATTTCGGGATAACCCTTATAAAAAGGCTTTTTGAGATGGGACGGGTTAATTCAATCACCGATTTATATACCCTCACTGTCGAAGAACTGGCAGCTATAGACCGCATGGGAAAGCTCTCTGCAGAAAAGGTTTATAAGGCTCTTCATTCCAAAAAAGAAATAAGCTTAACCGAATTTATTGCAGGCTTCGATATTGAAGGAATCGGCGAAACAATGGTCGAAAAGCTTGAAGAAGCGGGTTTTGATGATTTGGATAAAATCCTTGCAGCCTCGGAAGCCGACTTTGCAAATGTTTATCAGTTCGGGCAGGTTCTATCCCATACCTTAGTAACAAACCTTTCGATCTTAAAAGATGAGATGAGAGGATTGATAGATAAGGGGTATATAAAAATTAAACCTCCTCTTACATCGGAAGAGGGGGCTGTTTTAAAGGGGATGAGTTTTTGTTTTACAGGGGAACTTAACAAGATGAAGAGGGCTCAAGCTGAAGCCTTGGTAAAAGAAAAAGGCGGAACTGTAAAATCTTCCGTTGTAAAGGGTTTAAGTTATCTTGTAACCAATACACCCGATTCTGGTTCATCTAAAACCAAAAAAGCCCAAGAATTGGGAACAGCCATCATAACCGAAGAGGCTTTTTTAAATCTTATTGGGAAGGTCTAG
- a CDS encoding SIMPL domain-containing protein, which yields MKDSIIKGIKLIGVLCIGFVLFGACSPQASEKRFISVTGRSSISKSPDQVSISFSVFSKDRDLSAAKKKNDAAILKLKELFEKYKIEQKNISIERVNINPRSRYRDNGDEYFDSYEVVQNIAVLLTKIEDYEVFLTDLLNTGVDRIYNVGFSVADMRKLMDEARAEAVKAAEEKALLLCKAAPNGGKPLSLGKIISISEEPTGMFQRNYYNYAAQNMKEAADYEAAGGNFSPMGQIEVSAEISVVFELE from the coding sequence ATGAAAGATTCTATTATTAAGGGCATAAAACTTATCGGCGTTTTATGTATCGGTTTTGTTTTATTTGGAGCATGCAGTCCTCAAGCAAGCGAAAAGCGTTTTATAAGCGTTACAGGACGTTCCTCTATTTCAAAATCTCCTGATCAGGTTTCAATTTCGTTTTCGGTTTTTTCTAAGGATAGGGACTTATCCGCAGCAAAAAAGAAAAATGATGCGGCAATTTTAAAATTAAAGGAACTTTTTGAAAAATATAAAATCGAACAAAAAAATATAAGTATTGAACGCGTAAATATTAACCCTAGATCCAGATATAGAGACAACGGTGATGAATATTTTGACAGCTATGAGGTGGTACAAAACATAGCCGTTCTTCTTACAAAGATTGAAGATTACGAAGTCTTTTTAACCGACCTTTTAAATACGGGGGTCGATAGAATCTACAATGTAGGCTTTTCGGTTGCCGATATGAGAAAACTAATGGATGAGGCAAGGGCTGAGGCCGTAAAAGCAGCTGAAGAAAAAGCTCTCCTTCTTTGTAAGGCAGCCCCCAACGGCGGAAAACCTCTTTCTTTAGGAAAAATAATCAGCATAAGCGAGGAACCTACAGGTATGTTCCAACGAAACTATTATAATTATGCTGCCCAAAATATGAAAGAAGCCGCCGATTATGAGGCAGCAGGAGGAAATTTTTCTCCCATGGGACAGATTGAAGTTTCTGCGGAAATAAGTGTTGTCTTTGAATTGGAGTAG
- the trpS gene encoding tryptophan--tRNA ligase gives MKNIILTGDRPTGKLHIGHYVGSLKNRVALQNSGKYDEIYIMIADAQATTDNADNLEKVRTSVIEVALDYLACGIDPQKSTILVQTQIPELCELTFYYMNLVTLARLERNPTVKNEIKLRGFNTGANAGGNTGIPVGFLTYPISQAADITAFLANTVPVGEDQMPMIEQTREIVRSFNSLYGETLVEPKELLPANKTCGRLPGTDGKAKMSKSLGNCIYISDSPEEIKKKVMGMFTDPNHLRVEDPGKVEGNPVFTYLDAFARNEHFPEFWSDYLCLNEVKEHYQRGGLGDVKIKKFLNNILQEELRPIRERREAFQKDLPSVYQILIEGTKKAREKAAATTHSVRSAMKINYFEGMIKD, from the coding sequence ATGAAAAACATTATTTTGACCGGGGATAGACCCACAGGAAAACTTCATATAGGGCACTATGTAGGCTCCTTAAAAAACAGAGTAGCCTTGCAGAATTCGGGCAAGTACGACGAAATTTATATTATGATTGCCGATGCGCAGGCTACAACCGACAATGCGGATAATCTTGAAAAAGTGCGTACAAGCGTTATCGAAGTGGCGTTGGATTATCTTGCCTGCGGAATAGACCCTCAAAAATCGACAATCCTCGTGCAGACTCAAATCCCTGAACTTTGCGAGCTTACCTTTTATTATATGAATCTCGTTACCCTGGCCCGTCTCGAACGGAACCCTACGGTAAAAAATGAGATTAAGCTTAGAGGCTTTAACACAGGTGCCAACGCCGGCGGAAACACTGGTATCCCTGTAGGGTTTTTAACCTACCCTATAAGTCAGGCAGCCGATATTACGGCCTTTTTGGCAAATACGGTTCCTGTAGGCGAAGACCAGATGCCGATGATTGAGCAAACGCGCGAGATAGTCCGCTCCTTTAATTCTCTTTACGGGGAAACCTTGGTAGAGCCCAAGGAGCTTTTGCCTGCAAACAAAACCTGCGGACGGCTTCCCGGAACCGACGGAAAGGCTAAAATGAGTAAGTCGCTCGGCAACTGTATTTATATTTCGGACAGCCCCGAAGAAATCAAAAAGAAGGTAATGGGAATGTTTACAGACCCGAATCACCTCCGTGTTGAAGATCCGGGGAAGGTTGAAGGGAATCCGGTATTTACTTATCTTGACGCCTTTGCCCGAAATGAGCACTTTCCTGAGTTTTGGAGCGATTATTTATGCTTGAATGAGGTTAAGGAGCATTACCAAAGAGGCGGCCTAGGCGATGTTAAAATTAAAAAATTCTTAAACAATATTTTACAGGAAGAACTTAGGCCCATCAGGGAAAGAAGAGAAGCCTTTCAAAAAGACCTCCCTTCCGTTTATCAAATCCTGATTGAAGGCACCAAAAAAGCAAGGGAAAAAGCCGCAGCTACAACTCATTCAGTACGCTCTGCAATGAAAATAAACTATTTTGAGGGAATGATAAAAGATTGA
- a CDS encoding helicase-related protein yields MKYKNLPVYEQKDRILEMLEHNQVIVVESPTGSGKTTQLPVILHEAGYSRSGMIGVTQPRRIAALSVSEFISKQLKEPMPGLVGYKMRFEDKTSSDTKIKIMTDGILLQELKLDPWLSKYSVILVDEAHERSLNIDFILGLLKRIITERKDFKVIISSATINTDLFSMYFDGCPVIKIDAITYPVTLIFDPPAVKASTDTQEAETALMDKIASIVGRILSEGRSGAILVFLPGERAIKDCIERLSKEPWYRKLFILPLYGRLSKEEQERVFKSPPFGKKKIVISTNIAETSITINDIAAVIDSGLAKLNFYNPFTFTSSLDETLISKASCNQRRGRAGRTQEGVCYRLYTRKDFETRQLYTLEEIYRTDLSEVVMRMAELGILDFENFDFISPPGKKGIIGAIDTLNMLDALESDRSLSSIGKMMCLFPLAPRQSRIIVEAITRYPDLVEEVLIAAAFLSARSPVIFPEGEEIEARKAHALFDEPLGDFASFLKVFRMYSQALDKERFCKIHYLDDRVMAEIANIKEQLELIVSDMGVPILSGGKMEHYLTAIAKGMIQFVCSAQGRDSYRSLTTEKIFIHPGSCMYKEKEQFIVAGEIVRTSRMYAMSVSPLSKKIIEEVAPALLERKDKRSKKEKDEHRAEQKEEKKKPEEESVLIEGTRYLIKKIKGKKHLILPWKEFKITAETLRKKYSEENQNGALEQLKGLRGKIEINKSELLSGEKMDLILNVVNNFNIEQIEKTEDEKHFDKNKNYFIEEDLEALVNSLNLLFRTTIAKKTTKQLGFITLFCDGTGHFWFKTSRGFHTALHESLVSLQSLIDLAGENFNEDQKIIVRNIYGKMNKMI; encoded by the coding sequence ATGAAATATAAAAATCTACCGGTATACGAACAAAAAGACAGAATATTGGAAATGCTTGAGCACAATCAGGTAATCGTTGTAGAAAGCCCTACGGGTTCAGGCAAGACTACCCAGCTGCCGGTTATTTTACATGAAGCAGGCTACAGCCGTTCAGGTATGATAGGCGTTACCCAGCCGAGGCGTATTGCAGCCCTTTCGGTGAGCGAATTTATTTCAAAACAGCTTAAAGAGCCGATGCCCGGCCTTGTCGGATATAAGATGAGGTTTGAAGATAAGACTTCAAGCGATACGAAAATAAAAATAATGACCGACGGCATTCTTTTACAGGAACTAAAACTTGATCCATGGCTCAGCAAGTACTCCGTAATCTTGGTCGATGAAGCTCATGAGCGTAGCTTAAACATAGACTTTATCTTGGGACTTTTAAAACGGATAATAACGGAGCGCAAGGATTTTAAGGTTATAATTTCGTCGGCCACAATAAATACAGATCTATTTTCGATGTACTTTGACGGATGCCCCGTAATCAAAATAGATGCCATCACCTACCCCGTTACCCTGATCTTTGACCCCCCCGCGGTTAAGGCTTCTACCGATACCCAAGAAGCGGAAACGGCCTTGATGGACAAGATAGCCTCGATTGTAGGCCGCATTTTAAGTGAAGGACGGAGCGGTGCCATTCTGGTTTTTCTTCCGGGGGAAAGAGCTATCAAGGACTGCATTGAAAGACTTTCAAAAGAACCGTGGTACAGGAAACTTTTTATTCTCCCCCTCTACGGCCGTTTAAGCAAAGAAGAACAAGAAAGAGTTTTTAAATCCCCGCCATTCGGAAAAAAGAAGATTGTTATATCGACAAACATAGCGGAAACATCCATAACGATAAATGACATTGCTGCCGTTATAGACTCGGGGCTTGCAAAACTTAACTTTTATAATCCTTTTACCTTTACCTCAAGTTTGGATGAAACCCTCATATCTAAGGCCTCATGTAATCAAAGACGGGGCAGAGCCGGAAGAACTCAGGAAGGCGTATGCTACCGCCTTTACACCCGCAAGGACTTTGAAACAAGGCAGCTTTATACCCTCGAAGAAATCTACCGTACAGACCTATCCGAGGTTGTTATGCGTATGGCGGAACTGGGAATTCTAGACTTTGAAAATTTCGACTTTATTTCGCCTCCGGGTAAAAAAGGCATAATAGGAGCCATAGACACCCTAAACATGCTAGATGCCCTAGAAAGCGACCGCTCTTTAAGCAGCATAGGAAAAATGATGTGTCTTTTCCCTTTAGCTCCAAGGCAATCCCGAATCATAGTTGAAGCAATTACAAGATACCCCGACCTTGTAGAAGAGGTTTTAATCGCTGCGGCCTTTTTATCGGCACGGAGCCCCGTCATCTTTCCTGAAGGCGAAGAAATTGAAGCCCGCAAGGCTCACGCCCTTTTTGATGAACCCCTCGGAGATTTTGCCTCATTCTTAAAGGTTTTTAGAATGTACTCTCAAGCCCTCGATAAAGAAAGGTTTTGTAAAATTCACTATCTAGATGACAGGGTAATGGCCGAAATAGCCAACATAAAAGAACAGCTTGAACTCATAGTTTCGGATATGGGAGTACCGATTCTTTCGGGCGGAAAAATGGAACACTACCTTACGGCTATAGCCAAGGGAATGATTCAGTTTGTATGCTCGGCTCAGGGAAGGGACTCTTACCGCTCCCTCACAACAGAAAAGATTTTTATCCACCCCGGCTCCTGCATGTACAAGGAAAAAGAACAGTTTATAGTTGCAGGCGAAATAGTCAGAACTTCGCGCATGTATGCCATGTCGGTTTCTCCTCTTTCAAAAAAGATAATTGAAGAGGTTGCCCCTGCCCTTTTAGAAAGGAAGGATAAAAGGTCAAAAAAAGAAAAAGACGAACACAGGGCAGAACAAAAAGAAGAAAAGAAAAAGCCGGAAGAAGAAAGCGTTCTTATCGAAGGAACTCGCTATCTTATCAAAAAAATAAAGGGCAAAAAACACCTTATTCTTCCTTGGAAAGAATTTAAAATTACGGCCGAGACTCTCCGCAAAAAATACAGTGAAGAAAATCAAAACGGAGCCTTGGAGCAATTAAAGGGCTTGCGGGGAAAAATAGAAATCAATAAGAGCGAACTCCTCTCAGGCGAAAAGATGGACTTAATTTTAAATGTGGTAAATAATTTTAATATTGAACAGATAGAAAAAACCGAAGATGAAAAGCACTTTGACAAAAATAAAAATTATTTTATTGAAGAAGATTTGGAAGCCCTTGTAAATTCCTTAAACCTCTTATTTAGAACTACAATAGCAAAAAAGACTACAAAGCAGCTGGGTTTTATAACCCTCTTTTGTGACGGAACAGGACATTTTTGGTTTAAAACTTCAAGAGGTTTTCATACGGCCTTACACGAAAGCCTCGTATCCCTCCAAAGCCTGATTGACCTTGCAGGAGAAAATTTTAACGAAGACCAAAAAATAATAGTCCGCAATATCTACGGAAAAATGAATAAGATGATTTAA
- a CDS encoding putative signal transducing protein yields the protein MWWLVAVLSGIFVFLFLKKSWKENSEGVKLNDGTAAEDEALDDVVEMEDAFFEAVQSGKKAVKFMHLFYQEDLMMIKSLFQSEHIPYRVENEHVASVLVGYGVTGFNHTDFYILREDYDDAFKIVKEYAENKRLSGKVSGMADKMGAVITVLFASSFIPDKHETSGIVVFKLEEED from the coding sequence ATGTGGTGGTTAGTTGCTGTTTTGAGCGGTATTTTTGTGTTTTTATTTTTAAAAAAATCGTGGAAAGAGAATTCGGAAGGGGTTAAATTAAACGACGGAACTGCTGCAGAAGATGAAGCCTTAGATGATGTAGTTGAAATGGAAGATGCTTTTTTTGAAGCTGTCCAATCGGGAAAAAAGGCTGTCAAATTTATGCACTTGTTCTATCAAGAAGACTTAATGATGATAAAATCATTATTTCAAAGTGAACATATTCCATACCGTGTTGAAAACGAACATGTAGCTTCGGTTCTTGTAGGATACGGAGTTACAGGCTTTAACCATACCGACTTTTATATTCTTCGTGAAGATTATGATGATGCATTTAAAATCGTAAAAGAATATGCAGAAAACAAGCGTTTATCCGGAAAGGTTTCAGGAATGGCGGATAAAATGGGGGCTGTAATTACCGTTTTATTTGCATCAAGTTTTATACCCGATAAACATGAAACCTCAGGGATAGTGGTTTTTAAACTTGAAGAAGAAGATTAA